One genomic region from Argentina anserina chromosome 2, drPotAnse1.1, whole genome shotgun sequence encodes:
- the LOC126785052 gene encoding RNA-dependent RNA polymerase 1-like yields the protein MGKTINLYGFPTGETAEKIKAFLEQYTGEGSVYALKLRPAKKGGRLYAIIQFQSSSQAEKITSLANIRLWYGRSYLSARPVDLDIVPKPRTYLHSLQDLVLHVGCQVANDKLSVLWRSAEVSVDFGIGMRKFQFRLLYHQKVYRLQLSYENIWQIELHRPRGRTAKYLVIQLYGAPRIYQQEEACSSGNVFEDPTMNYFRDVPDDQWVRTTDFTPRSYIGQSSSLCLELPSGRQLPDFEENFAFYKESDSHFILENGSTFSCNQDLVPIVGPPTGVDLPYDILFKVNLLVQMGCLSGPTLDNGFYRLVDPRRISLSCIECALDKLSNLKECCYQPATWLYEEHLKYMTSKKPPKPALISLNPGLVYVRRVQVTPSKVYFSGPEVNVSNRIVRQYSSHIDNFLRVSFVDEEMEKLYSTDLSPRTSTRKTRIYNRVLSILRNGIVIGNKKFEFLAFSSSQLRENSLWMFASTDNISADKIRAGMGNFHKIKNVAKYAARLGQSFGSSTETLSVGRNEIEVIPDVTVDCDGDKYVFSDGIGKISADFARKVASKCGYKAFTSAFQIRYGGYKGVVAVDPTSSMKLSLRKSMSKYDSENTKLDVLACSKYQPCFLNRQLITLLSTLEVEDKVFLKKQRAAVQQLNAILTDPLKAEEALDLMSAGETTNILKELLMCGYKPDVEPFLSMMLQTFRASKLLELRTKTRIFIPDGRAMMGCLDETRTLEYGQVFVQISENRRRQLFDDSFMNSWSSSDNCFIIERKVVVAKNPCLHPGDVRVLRAVNVPELHHMVDCVVFPQKGPRPHPNECSGSDLDGDIYFLCWDPELIPRNQIQPMDYTPAPTIEMDHDVTIEEVEEYFVNYIVNDSLGIISNAHTVFADREHQKAMSHPCIELAKLFSTAVDFPKTGVPAVIPPNLYVKEYPDFMEKPDKSMYVSYNVIGQLFREVKDIAPHDNCITSFTLQVAKKSYDPDMEVDGFEDYLEDAFYYKGNYDYKLGNLLDYYGIKTEAEILSGNIMRMSKSFTKRRDADAINMAVKSLRKEARAWFNEKGTETDSGGDDVYAKASAWYHVTYHPNYFGLYNEGMKRDHFISFPWCVHDKLVHIKRDKVKQAMSSLERRLNGLYVF from the exons ATGGGGAAGacaataaatttatatggatttCCTACGGGTGAAACTGCCGAAAAGATTAAGGCTTTTTTGGAGCAATACACAGGAGAAGGAAGTGTTTACGCTCTTAAATTACGGCCTGCCAAAAAGGGAGGAAGATTATATGCTATCATACAGTTTCAGTCCAGTAGTCAGGCTGAGAAAATAACCTCTTTGGCTAACATTAGGCTGTGGTATGGGAGATCCTATTTGAGCGCACGTCCGGTGGACCTTGATATTGTACCAAAGCCAAGAACTTATTTGCATAGCTTGCAAGATTTAGTATTGCATGTTGGCTGCCAGGTTGCAAATGATAAGTTGTCTGTTTTGTGGAGATCGGCCGAAGTTTCAGTTGACTTTGGGATTGGAATGCGGAAATTTCAATTTCGGCTGTTATATCATCAGAAGGTATATAGACTTCAGCTTTCATATGAGAACATCTGGCAAATTGAGCTGCATCGTCCACGTGGTCGTACTGCCAAGTACCTTGTGATTCAG TTATATGGAGCTCCTCGCATCTACCAACAAGAAGAAGCATGTTCTTCTGGAAATGTGTTTGAAGACCCTACAATGAACTACTTTAGGGATGTCCCTGATGACCAATGGGTTCGGACTACTGATTTCACTCCGCGAAGCTATATTGGGCAGTCCTCTTCATTATGTTTAGAACTTCCTTCTGGTCGCCAACTTCCtgattttgaagaaaattttGCCTTTTACAAGGAGAGCGATAGTCACTTTATCTTGGAGAATGGCTCAACTTTCTCCTGCAACCAAGACCTGGTTCCTATTGTTGGTCCTCCTACAGGGGTTGATTTGCCATATGATATATTGTTTAAAGTAAATTTGCTGGTTCAAATGGGTTGTCTATCAGGGCCGACACTTGATAATGGTTTTTATAGGCTGGTGGATCCACGAAGAATATCTCTATCCTGTATAGAGTGTGCCTTAGATAAATTATCTAATTTGAAAGAGTGCTGTTATCAACCTGCAACGTGGCTTTATGAGGAGCACCTGAAGTACATGACATCAAAGAAACCTCCAAAGCCTGCACTTATCTCCTTAAATCCAGGTTTGGTATATGTACGCAGGGTTCAAGTAACACCATCTAAAGTGTATTTTTCGGGTCCTGAGGTTAATGTCTCAAATCGCATTGTACGCCAGTATTCTAGTCATATCGATAACTTTCTTCGTGTTTCATTTGTTGATGAGGAGATGGAAAAGCTCTATTCAACAGATTTATCTCCCCGCACATCTACTAGGAAAACTCGCATCTACAACAGAGTTCTTTCAATCCTCAGAAACGGCATAGTAATTGGAAATAAGAAGTTTGAGTTTCTTGCATTCTCATCAAGTCAGTTGCGAGAGAACTCATTGTGGATGTTTGCTTCAACCGATAACATCAGTGCTGATAAGATAAGAGCAGGGATGGGGAATTTTCACAAGATAAAAAATGTGGCAAAGTATGCTGCCAGGTTGGGTCAATCTTTTGGCTCTTCTACTGAAACTCTAAGTGTTGGCAGGAATGAGATTGAAGTTATTCCTGATGTAACTGTTGATTGCGATGGAGACAAATATGTGTTCTCCGATGGGATTGGAAAAATATCAGCTGATTTTGCAAGGAAAGTAGCCTCTAAATGTGGCTATAAAGCGTTCACATCTGCATTTCAAATTCGATATGGTGGTTACAAAGGTGTTGTAGCTGTTGATCCAACCTCATCAATGAAATTATCACTGAGAAAGAGCATGTCCAAGTATGATTCTGAAAACACAAAGCTAGATGTTCTAGCATGTAGCAAGTATCAGCCTTGTTTTTTAAATCGCCAATTGATAACTCTTCTGTCTACACTTGAAGTTGAAGATAAAGTTTTCTTGAAAAAGCAAAGAGCAGCTGTACAACAACTTAATGCCATATTGACTGACCCATTAAAAGCAGAGGAGGCTCTTGATTTGATGTCTGCAGGTGAGACTACAAACATCCTCAAGGAACTGCTAATGTGTGGTTATAAACCTGATGTTGAACCATTCCTTTCAATGATGCTCCAAACGTTTCGAGCATCAAAGTTGTTGGAATTGAGGACAAAAACAAGAATCTTTATCCCAGATGGAAGGGCAATGATGGGATGtctagatgaaacaagaaCTTTGGAATATGGGCAGGTGTTTGTGCAAATTTCTGAAAACAGACGAAGGCAGTTATTTGATGATTCATTCATGAATAGTTGGAGCTCATCAGACAACTGTTTCATTATTGAAAGAAAGGTGGTTGTTGCAAAGAACCCATGTTTACACCCTGGTGATGTGCGTGTTTTAAGGGCTGTGAATGTGCCGGAGTTACACCACATGGTGGACTGTGTGGTATTTCCACAAAAAGGACCAAG GCCTCATCCAAATGAATGTTCTGGGAGTGATCTTGATGGAGATATATACTTTCTTTGCTGGGACCCCGAGTTGATTCCTCGAAATCAAATTCAACCTATGGATTATACCCCAGCACCAACCATAGAGATGGATCATGATGTCACGATTGAG GAAGTAGAAGAGTACTTTGTGAATTACATAGTCAATGATAGTTTGGGGATAATTTCCAATGCCCACACTGTTTTTGCTGACAGAGAGCATCAAAAAGCAATGAGTCATCCGTGCATAGAGCTTGCGAAGCTGTTTTCAACTGCTGTAGACTTTCCAAAAACTGGAGTGCCAGCTGTGATACCACCAAATCTGTATGTGAAAGAGTATCCAGATTTCATGGAGAAGCCCGACAAAAGTATGTATGTTTCATACAATGTGATTGGACAGCTTTTTCGTGAGGTGAAGGACATTGCACCCCATGACAACTGTATTACATCCTTCACTCTTCAAGTAGCGAAAAAATCTTATGACCCTGACATGGAGGTTGATGGCTTTGAGGATTACCTTGAAGACGCTTTCTATTACAAAGGCAATTATGATTACAAATTGGGAAACCTGTTGGATTACTATGGGATCAAGACAGAGGCTGAGATATTGAGTGGGAATATTATGAGAATGTCAAAATCTTTCACCAAGAGGCGGGATGCAGATGCTATAAACATGGCTGTGAAGTCATTAAGGAAGGAAGCTAGGGCCTGGTTCAATGAAAAAGGAACTGAAACAGATTCCGGAGGTGATGATGTCTACGCAAAAGCTTCAGCTTGGTACCATGTCACATATCATCCCAACTATTTTGGTTTGTACAATGAAGGAATGAAACGTGACCATTTTATCAGTTTTCCGTGGTGTGTTCATGACAAGCTGGTTCACATAAAGAGGGACAAAGTCAAGCAAGCTATGTCATCTCTTGAGAGGCGGTTGAATGGCTTGTATGTGTTCTGA